The following is a genomic window from Prunus persica cultivar Lovell chromosome G7, Prunus_persica_NCBIv2, whole genome shotgun sequence.
aaccatctattttttaggtcttcattcatagatcatcctaacaaaaaattagacaaatcggaaaccgtttcgacatccaattgtgtcttacaaaatcaatgaatagggtacttcaagaaaatgctaaaatttcaataacttaattgagtggtcaaataatatcggattcaagtgattttttgtagggatgatctttgaatgagtatctacaaaatagacggtttggattagtgaaatacaatccggagtggggcctacaaggggtgtccctcaaataagcttatttgagggatccctcaatggaagctctctgtattataatatacatacatatatataaatatatgtatatgtattatacccatgtatattataatatacatatatacacctatatatattatatgtatgtatatatacatatatattttatatattataaaatacatatatacatatatatagatatttttgaaaaaataaaaaaattctagtcctagtccaagcatacaccaaacgtaggataagtgttatccaacttagaccaagccaagtcaagccaagccagtccctaagcatagtccatgccaagacagtcctgtgtaccaaacgagcccttaaaGGCTAGAAGTATGACAAATTGAATTCCACACcagcaaaaaaatttcacattaCAAAATTTAAGTATGATTACATGGAAAGCATGAGAACTTGAGGGAAACAATAAGCCGTTGTTACAATACTGCCACACAATAAGCTTTATGAAAATAACAAGAGTCATTCTATAGGATCATATCCTTTTATAATTGATCTCATCTTCTTGTTCTCCTTTGCTTTCTTACCCAGTATAGTAGCATTTGAGGTGTTCTTGATTCTGTTAAGGGACAAGGCTTTGTTGGTTTGGGACTTTTTAACCAAATGAGCACTTATGTCTGAGAATGCCTGAAAATTTTACTATTTTGGACTAACTTATCTTGGATGGGAAATTGCTATTCCCAGAATCTTCAGGGCTTGAGACCTGAATGGCATTTAGACTATCTGACGGGGCATCTTCATGGCATGTGATGTCCAAGTTCTGAGTCTTAAACAGGTCAttacttgttttttgttgCAGATCAAACATCTTCTTGAGCTGCTTCCCTTGTTCTTCAATTCGCAGCTGTAAATTTCGCTGAATCTGTttgttgaaataaataaatgaaattgaaatattagACTGCAGTATTTTCTATTAGTCCTCTGCAATATGAAAGTCCTTCAAGTTCTGAGAATTCTTATAACTGACTTGGCTAATGTTGCCATTTACAAACCAGTTTACAGAGTTATTGGCCTCAACAAGGATTCTAATGCAGAGTAAAATAACATGTGGTCGCAAGAAATTTAATAGTTGCACCTCTAACTGTTCATGAAGACGCCTCTGGACATCTAGTTGCAGTTGCAGCGCCTCTTTGATTTGCAAGCCACTGCCAGAAAAGTTGACATTATTGGGTTGTAAGAGGCTGGTGCACATAGCAGTAAAGAGAAAAACATCAAACAGAATTCCAGTTCTAAAAGGAAGAAGTGTTCATATAGAATCATATTGATGAACTGAGAATCAGAGCAACAATCAGGGTAAACTGATGGGTTACGTTTTCATATCAAGCTGGGGTTCGACATTCAAAGTTGTTCTTTTCTCAGATTTTCCTGCAACAGAAGAACAGTACTAGATTAGGAGATAAAAACAAGCCAATCCAATCTGGATAAACTTTACCAAACCTTATATTTTGtaacaagaaggaaaaatcaTGTCCATAAGGAACCAATACATGATTTCAACGCTTGTAAACAAAGTAATGAGACCTTAAAAAGTTTTAGCTGCTAAGGGCAGAATTGTTAAACATAATTGAACAATAGTCAGGGTTTACCTTCAGCAGTGTCTGGCAGATATTTTGCGATTCGATATTTCTACAAGAACAATAAAACGGAAAGGGGAAAAAATGAATCAGACTCCAGGAGAGGaagaaacaagaacaagaatgaaaaagttgaagaaattGCATTTAGTAGTGAATACCTGCAGATGACTTTTAACATGAAAGATGGTTAATCCATCCAAGCACATCATCTTCAGTATTGCCTTAGGTGTTGCTTCTACAATATGAATCAACAGATAAATCGACATACATAAATTCTTATTTGTatagtaatttaaaaaagctCATGTTGAGTTATTTACTGTCAGCGCCCCCAAGGCGATTTACACATTCAACGAACTTCTCGTGAAGATCTTGATTCCATCGAATTCGTGTTTTACTCGAGAGCACGGGGCTAGTTGAAGGAGAATCACCATAGGTAGTGGAAACATTTCCAGAGGAAATTCTTGGAGATTGCTTTCCTTGCTGAGGAAAGAAGCTCAGCTGTGTAACCGGAGAAGTGCTGAATGAATTACAACCACCCTGTGCACAAGAAACTAGCCCATATGCATATCTTAATGGAGTGGTAGGGCACTGAAAAATCAATGCATAAAAACAGCAATAAAAGATGAATTATAGAATAGAATATACATACTGCTTGATCCTGATTTTCTTTAGGAGGAAGTGACAAGGAGGGTCTCCTAACTGAGGCAGTACTCTCTCCCTGCAACTTATTTTGTTGATGTTCAAAGAGGTTATTGCTTGGCAAAGGGATTTGATTAGGCTTCTCTGAGGATTTCTGGTATTGATGATAGCTGCTGGGTTGAGATTTCACAATTGACTGCAGGGTGTTTCTGATGTCTAAATTTGGATCAGCTTGCTCTGATGAATCCATGGAGCTGTAGCTTTCATTGTAAGTTTGGCCTGAAGGGAACTGTAAATTACCAACCTGAGAGTGATACTGTGAAAATCCCATACAGCGCTCGGTGGCATAAAAAGCAGAAGCCGGCGATTCGAAGCGGCTCATAATGCTGGAGGGTGACCTAGGAAGCCCATGACTTTGAAGCTGTGACATGTTTGGCTGATCCTCGGTTGGCTGCTGAACCCAAATTCCCATGTTCCAAGCCTGTTGTTGGAGATCAAAAATTTGAGAAGACTGGCTACCAagttcaaaattgaaatcactGATTAGTCCATGGCTCTGTTGAATAATTCTTTCTTGGCAATCAATCTTCTGCGCATTCatttacaaaagaaagaaactgaaCCACAAGATTCACAACACCTCAACAAGAAGAGCAAGTAGAAATAGTAGTACAAGTTGTGCTCAATGCTCTTGCCCAACATCTGAAACCCTATCAAATTTCATTCTTTCAGACAAAGAAACAGCAATGTTGAATGCAGATTTATGGAAAACAAATACCCTCATTTATTCCACAAGACTTCATTGGCAagctttgaatatatatatatatatatatatatatatatatatatacagaaataCTATGCAGTCCTTTTAACTATTCTAAAAAGGATAGGCATGAGCAATGCTTATTGATAATAACTAAGCACAAATAcattgagaaaaaaacaactgcccacattataaaataaaaaaaattatgtgcaTAAACCCTGTCCCAATAGGAAGGGCTTAGAATCAACATGCTACTGTGTCTCAATCACcagaagaatataaaaaaccaCAAAATCCAATTGGATAACGAGTTACAGAAGACAAAGCTAATGATTCCCAATATGTTACCATTTTATCGTTAAGATTTGGAATTGGAGAATAATATTAAGGCGGCATCTCTGTCtacataattatatttgaGAGATACTGGCATAAATTCACATAACAGTAACAGATCTATGGTTATTCCTTCTATGGATACGGATGAAATGAAAGTCACTTTTTTAGCCACCCcagaaaaaagaggaaataaataaaattagtctatatttttttttaaatacaagcaatagtctaaactacaaggggAGGATTGAGATTTTCATATTGGGCCAGCTAATTTATGATGAAGATCAGCTTTTTATCTCACACACACGCTACTAAGGTGTCATGATAATTCGAATATGAGATAATTGATCTACAAGTTAAGGCATTTTTCCACTAAGTTAGACCCCGTTGACAAAATAAATCCATATTTTATCTCAAAAGAAATGTAAATAATCCTATGTTCCTCTgaccaagaaaatgaaaagatcCCAATTAATTGCATCATGTAGAGTTGGTGTCTGAAATTACTAGAAAAGTTCATGTACGGGCTAGATTAGTCTAAAACTAGAAGCACATTGGAATTTTGCTAAAATAAAGATTCCCAAACGTGTTTACAACATCGTGCATGAATAAAAGGAACCAATTATagaccaagaaaaaagaaaaaaaagaatataaggAACCAATTATAGCCAAAACAGCTACAAGAAAAGTCAATGTCAGTCACCAGTCTTTTTCTGTGCCTAGAGGTGTGAATTGGAttagaaaatatcaaataataaaattagaatTAGAAATGGATAAATTCTAACTATTTTTAAGGGTTTGATTCATTCTAATGTAACAAACCCCTTGATgtggataatatttttgttatattagAATGGATcaaattcttaatttatttttatttggtaaGTATTACGAGGTGTGCCCACATTTGAAAGATGGGATTAATCCCTACTTGGGGTTCGACTAAACCCTTAATCTATTTTGATCCTATATAATTCattcatttatatatttcttataTATTAGAATTTTTATGATGAGAATATCTCATATTAGTGGTTAACTTTCTCCAACAATCTCCATCTTCATGAGACTCGTAATCCTTCAAATGTCATCTCACAATCCAAATTTGCTAACTCAACCTTAATCGTAAGAAACCATGCTTGGACTATGATGCCAATTTATTGCTCaccaataaaaaacaaaaaaaaaaacgaaaaacaaGCCAAGTGATGTCCACCGATTATTCTTTGTGCAAAATTACTTTTGTAATCTCTTATCCAGATATTGTTGCATTGTCACTAACCCACTTCAAATTCTTTTCACCCTCCTGCTAGACCTTAATATTCTCAATCTAAAATGGAAGCACTCTGTATTAATCCACTCATATTATTATAGCATgagtaattataaattaatattatactATAGGTTCATGATATATGAACCATATCGTGTACcaatattataacacgtgaaTTGGTAATATTATGTAAAAGTGTGTCGTTCACGCCTTAAAATTTCTCATGAAGAGTCTTATTAGACATTGTCACTCCATTTATCACAGTacacatcataatatataaatCACTTTGTAGcgcttagagcatctccaacagCTTTTTCGATAGTTTTGGAATTCTAAAATAGGTGAGCcacattaaaaatattaaaaaaactctCTCCAACAGCCTCTTCAACCTCAATCATCAAAGTTGcaacttctttctctcttttcaagACTGGTAAATTGACTTTGACTCttcaaacatttaattttactttgtaaaaacaaaaactaccttgaaaatgttaaaaacatgctttttctttttttttccttttcatataataaatacattgacatttttcacatgttttcatatttttcattcttttccgTGATAATgcattaattaaattgaagaGCCTGTTGgagcaaaaattattcaagTAACAAATAagacttttcaaatttttatgtaAGTCAACAAACTTTAATTTGAAGAGTGTTATTTGCTACTACTATTGAAGATGCTTTTATAGCATAAATTACAGGTAGGTGCTTAATTATAAGGGTTCTTTATTTTACCAACTAATATTTGACACTTCATTACAAAATAGTGATACCATAAAGTTACTCTTCTAGtagtcaaatatatatatatatatatatttaaaatcaaGGATGCCAATGTCTTGGAAGAATGAGAATCTAACATTTGAGTGTAGGGAGCAAAAAAGTTATATGGGGTAGTTTCTGTCACGTAACAGGATTGAGTGGTAAAACTATCtagataaaagatgacgtggtgaAATTGCAAATTTAGACGAACTAGAGTGTTTACTCAATCGATGCTGGTAGACCTATCCTATACTAGCAGTCAAATTTTTCAACAGACGAACAAGATAAACCAAACATATCAACCAGATTAACTGCCGCATTTCATCAAAGTTATTAAGTTCTTTCAGCATCCAGATTAGGATGaccaattttaattgtttacaTATATTAGTAATTAAAACCAGCTGTGATTacaatatattttgttttaaaaaaaatggtaaaGTCATTATCAAGAACAAACACATACTAGAGGGAATCAAATGCGTCTTAGTGTTGATTGTACTGATATTATTACAAGTCGGAAAGCCAGATTCCTGGCTGATATATTTCAGCGTCTTGATTATGACTCATGACTCTGGGGCGTACGTTAAAAGTGTTTAAACTTTgtatttctgatttttttattttctccaatAGAAAATTTCAATACGTAAATTCTAACATTACAACTAAGATCAACGAGTTTAAAGAGGCAAAAAAGAGGTGATGGGAGAAGGATTGAATTGAAGAATTACCAAAAAACAAGTAATGGGGAACTCATATCTGAACATGACTTATACAACCATATGGAAGAAAATAGGAGACATGAGTAGGGAAAGCAGAGGCAGgcgcttcttcttcctcctccccctCAATCGACCTATTTCTTTGGGACATGgacagagttttttttttttctcctttagaactgggtttttttttcctttgttattgtggcttttttttttgtgtgaataTATACAAGGGATAGTCTAAACTCAAAGGGAGAGGGGTATTTCCTACACACACTACCAAAGTGTCATAAGGGTTTGAACCTGAGACTATTGGTCTACAAGTCTTTTCCACTAGGCTAGACCCTCTTAGTTTATTGCCATTATTTATTGTCTTGCTCTTAAATATATAGtaaggccccgtttggttcatgggaaatgAGACTTGgggatgagaaatcaattgttttccCATCTTTAGTAAGTCCAGGCATGGGAAATCGTTGCCTTGCGCATGGGAAATCGTTGCCATCCTCCCCccttggattttgttttcctcctcgtgggaaagtttgggaaaatgagccaacattaaatgcacatttttcatgaccataTTGTctccattaacaatttagaattacaatataccattaaatgcattctttttttatttgatttcatatgagtataattggaaaattaaacaaactttgttttacatttctacacaaaccaaacatgtgaaaggaaataaagtagtATTTCTTGATTACTTTTCCAGaattaccaaacatgagaaataattCTTCATTTTCTATCCCTTGGGAAATGACATGAGAAGTGATTTCACCTCAAATCCGTTCTGTAAACCAAACGAGACCTAAGGGTTTGTagttcaagtggttaagagtattTGCTCATACGCCTCCCCTCCCTTAATATCATTtatattgaaataaaataaaataataaaaaaaaacacttttgCACATTCATGAGGATCGTCAAAACTTAAAAATGTTTTCATAATTTCTCCCcccgaccaaaaaaaaaaggaaaaaaggcgATTGACAATTCAATTCTTTGCTTACAGAGATTAGCCCTCAACTTAATTAGAGTACCtataggggtcgtttggtacacaggcttggcttggactggcttggactaaatttaataccatgtttgtttcatttagttctagtcttagatgggattgctaataccgggcccaccaaaaacacctcattaggaggggactactaatcccatgtagaaagggaggattaaCTAATCCTATGTTCACCAATGtatgagatgcatatattatattgtaatactaaaaacatatattactattattattattattacatacacatatactataatgtacatatatacatgtatatacacatatacaagtatatatatatacacatatatacatatataatatataaatacatatagatatatacacgtatattattattataatatacccatatacccatatacacatacatattaatattataataatagcatacatgtatatatgtaatatatatattattataatacatatatatataagtatatatacatatatgtgtatatattatacccatgtatgtattataatatacatatacacacgtatatacacatatacattatatatttatactatatgtatatatatattataatatacatatatacacgtatatacatgtatattattattataacatacccatatatattatctattataatatacatatgtatatgtatatgtattatacccatgtatatattataatatatagatacacctatatacacatatattacatacatgtatatacgtatatatatgtatattatatatgtatgtatatatacatacatatatatatgtatatatacatacatatataatatacatatatacacgtatatacatgtatattattattattattattataacatacccatatatattatatattataatatacatacatatatatataaatatatgtatatatattatacccatgtatattataatatacatatatacacctatatacacttatatatgtatgtacgtttatattatttaaaatatataatattattataatatacttatatacatgtatatacatatatatatatattatatgtatgtatatatacatatatattatatatattataaaatacatatatacatatatatatatatatattttttttaaaaaaaaaattatagtcctactccaagcatacaccaaacacaggataagtgttatccaacttagaccaagccaagccaagccaagccagtccctaagcatagtccatgccaagacagtcctgtgtaccaaacgagcccatATAGTATATGTATAAATCATGTCGGGCCAGACTCCACTTTGTTTGGTAAACTAGCTAGAAATAGACCAAACCCACTTGAGAGTTGAGAACCTAGAACCTAGTTCCATGTCTTAATCAGAAGAGAATTCGAAGTTATAGAAAGCAGAAGCACTTTCTGAAGGCGCAGGATCTCTCAATATAGGAATCAAATGTTGGTATAATTGTTCCCTTCCATCCAattttctctccctttcttcttttatatatatgccgAATGTACATATACATAATGCcgaatatacatatacatactgCAGAGTTTTTTAATATCCACATCatatgtaatttaatttaatatggcATAACTCATCTTTTTAGGCTCAACTCACGATATAATTTCATAATCCGAATCGTCTAATTTTTAGAGAATTTCATCAAATTatctataaaaaattcaaaagtaaTCATCTAATTGCAATCGAATAATTAGAAGATCGCATAGTGAATATCTAAAACACTAAAATGGTTGTCATgataattaaatagtatatcgatttctaattttgatgatttttttaagaatGATCTGTGAAAAAGAATCTGAAAATAAACGGTTTGGATCTTAGTTAAGGTGTGAGGCGGACTCAATTAGAGTGTCGAGTTCAAGGGAATAGTTGAACTTGAATAACATTCGAGACTTGAGACAAAATCCTGCCCCGCTTCCTTTTAGACATCTTGTTGTTATGGGATGGGTCAAGTCAAGACTAGCTGTAGAGGAGCAAGGACAGCTCTGCTAAAGTCTATAccaactttgtttttttcagagagagaaagagcgaAATGTTTAGGGGAGATCGTCGAATAGCATTGTATGCCATGGCAGTATTTTATAGGTTAGATGACTAGGTGTGACAATGTCGTGATGACCAATAAACTTATgagaaaatgttaaattttatttctagGTTAACTTAGGCACTGAGACGCGAGATGCATGCACAGTGTGTTGTCGGTTGAATTGGATTCAGGGGTTAAATAATGCATAGGGGGGAAGTCGCTTGGATCCAGAAAGAATAGGAAGTCGTGAATCAGAAGAAATCATGAATAGGGGATAGTAGGAATGAGTATGGGATTAATTATTCCCCATCTAATCAATCTAATTCATCAAGTATTTGATACCGGATTTTAACGtggaatttatatattttattttaagttattgaataaATTGGATATCAAGTCTCTTTAAATTATGACAAATCGTTCTGTCAATTAAAATTGATCTCAACCTTAAAAATAACATAAGTACTTTAACATATTTCAACATAACTTAATTGAACAGCTTTCAATCACTTGATCTCGCGGCTGCACCTAGTAACTCTAGGTTGCCTATGTACCCTTAACAAGGGATCAAGctacacgtagttctttcaaTGTGGTTGCAAAACAATTCTTGTTCTCATGTTAGTGGTATGCTCACCATTATTCACAAGCTCCAACATTCATGACATCAGATAAATCATTCATAAATCAATAACATTATTAATAAGCTCTAAAATATATACTTTCAACTTTCCCAATTCTCAGAACAGTTCAAACTCAGAACATAATTAGGCCACTCACTGAAGTTCCTTTAATTCATAAATCAATTTGTATATTATTGgcttaaattatatataataataataataaaaaataaaattaaaaccaacaAGCTCCGAAGCACTTTTATCCTTTCTTTCGAAACTCACATAAGActcattatataaatatatatatatatatctcaacAACTTAactggaatatatatatttttttattttattttattttttaattattgctTATATGTTAGTAAACATATGAGATGTCcgtaattataataattacaATACTCATGTATTAGAAAAGATATAAATAGGAATAATTCCAATATTCATTATAAGTAAGTAAACATGTCATtaacttggaaaaaaaattcctctTTTGCAcccatataaaaaattaaagcctCTTTAAAGATCACCCGTAAGAAAGAGTTTTCATAAATAAACTCATTCTAACATGacattttatacaaaaatcattaaagaaagaaaagcataTTATACTCGAAGAGCATATTGAAATTTACTCATGCAATTTTtagtgaaagaagaaaagcaataAATACCATGAGCAAAGTTCATGTTTGCTTACGAGAAAAAATTGTGAGACTagattatataattaataatatacttATAATATAAGGAAATGTACAAAACTTGTTTGTTgggaattattattttttagatgTGAGGTGGTTTAAAAT
Proteins encoded in this region:
- the LOC18770081 gene encoding myb family transcription factor PHL5 isoform X1 translates to MNAQKIDCQERIIQQSHGLISDFNFELGSQSSQIFDLQQQAWNMGIWVQQPTEDQPNMSQLQSHGLPRSPSSIMSRFESPASAFYATERCMGFSQYHSQVGNLQFPSGQTYNESYSSMDSSEQADPNLDIRNTLQSIVKSQPSSYHQYQKSSEKPNQIPLPSNNLFEHQQNKLQGESTASVRRPSLSLPPKENQDQAGGCNSFSTSPVTQLSFFPQQGKQSPRISSGNVSTTYGDSPSTSPVLSSKTRIRWNQDLHEKFVECVNRLGGADKATPKAILKMMCLDGLTIFHVKSHLQKYRIAKYLPDTAEGKSEKRTTLNVEPQLDMKTLLQPNNVNFSGSGLQIKEALQLQLDVQRRLHEQLEIQRNLQLRIEEQGKQLKKMFDLQQKTSNDLFKTQNLDITCHEDAPSDSLNAIQVSSPEDSGNSNFPSKIS
- the LOC18770081 gene encoding myb family transcription factor PHL5 isoform X2 → MNAQKIDCQERIIQQSHGLISDFNFELGSQSSQIFDLQQQAWNMGIWVQQPTEDQPNMSQLQSHGLPRSPSSIMSRFESPASAFYATERCMGFSQYHSQVGNLQFPSGQTYNESYSSMDSSEQADPNLDIRNTLQSIVKSQPSSYHQYQKSSEKPNQIPLPSNNLFEHQQNKLQGESTASVRRPSLSLPPKENQDQAGGCNSFSTSPVTQLSFFPQQGKQSPRISSGNVSTTYGDSPSTSPVLSSKTRIRWNQDLHEKFVECVNRLGGADKATPKAILKMMCLDGLTIFHVKSHLQKYRIAKYLPDTAEGKSEKRTTLNVEPQLDMKTGLQIKEALQLQLDVQRRLHEQLEIQRNLQLRIEEQGKQLKKMFDLQQKTSNDLFKTQNLDITCHEDAPSDSLNAIQVSSPEDSGNSNFPSKIS